In Aegilops tauschii subsp. strangulata cultivar AL8/78 chromosome 3, Aet v6.0, whole genome shotgun sequence, one genomic interval encodes:
- the LOC109770632 gene encoding uncharacterized protein encodes MYGKRLRTIGDDHVTRVTEAESMEQDIRVLLGQIHGFYKKALNRLPVKGIRSLAPRLLKAGLCIGFLDPISNIILNTISYCPSPLPTHEEGVLARKTILSKIITDTDDPRVFELPLDAHTAHSMTVARRSLEGLVSFLIYYYRYLAEAEALRYLRLAGADLLLAVWLIDQDRNKPSVSVSDLLDRKPPFDISSPTTKIALRCAAASARHPEPAILVSASLLLASSLGNVSEYLHQHPRLSIRMVRCLRQWLSLQHCRDMPPMDIWRPMYLATLRLAVGKRKEKKEEKTSGYTVFEAVASRQDP; translated from the coding sequence ATGTACGGCAAGCGTCTGCGAACCATCGGAGACGATCATGTTACTCGCGTTACAGAGGCGGAGTCCATGGAGCAGGACATACGTGTCCTGCTTGGTCAGATCCATGGTTTCTACAAGAAGGCGCTCAATCGGCTGCCGGTGAAGGGGATTCGCTCGTTGGCACCGCGCCTTCTCAAGGCCGGCCTTTGCATCGGCTTCCTCGACCCAATCTCCAACATCATCCTCAACACAATCTCCTACTGTCCTTCGCCGTTGCCCACCCACGAGGAGGGTGTACTGGCGAGGAAGACGATCTTGTCCAAGATCATCACCGACACTGACGACCCCAGAGTCTTTGAATTACCGCTGGACGCGCACACGGCCCACAGCATGACGGTCGCGCGGCGGTCTCTGGAAGGTCTCGTGAGCTTCCTCATCTACTACTACCGCTACCTCGCGGAGGCAGAAGCCCTGCGCTACCTGCGCCTGGCCGGGGCGGACCTCCTCCTTGCCGTGTGGCTTATTGATCAAGATCGTAACAAGCCCTCAGTGTCCGTCTCTGACCTGCTTGACAGGAAGCCTCCGTTCGATATCTCCTCCCCTACCACCAAAATAGCCCTGCGCTGTGCAGCCGCCTCCGCGAGGCACCCCGAACCAGCCATTCTGGTGAGTGCGTCACTGTTGCTGGCATCTTCGCTGGGTAATGTATCTGAGTATCTACATCAGCATCCCCGCCTCTCCATTAGAATGGTAAGGTGCCTCCGCCAGTGGCTCAGTCTTCAACACTGTCGAGATATGCCCCCCATGGACATATGGCGTCCCATGTATCTTGCCACTTTACGTCTTGCTGTtgggaagaggaaggagaagaaggaggagaagacgTCTGGATATACAGTCTTTGAAGCTGTTGCTTCTCGACAAGATCCATGA